The nucleotide window CCTCCTCCAGCATCTCGAACGGGCTGGTCACCTCGTCGGGCACCTCGGTCAGCGACCGCACCGGGGTCGTGACCGGCTCGCTGGCGGCGGCGGTGGGCGCGCCCGGCGTCGGGCGGGAGGGCCGGATGGCGCTGCGCGCGCCCTCGGCCCGGGCCCGGGTCAGCTCGCGCTCGGCCTCGGCCCGGAGCTCGGCGGCCTCGGCCCGGAGCTCGGCCGCCTCGGCACCGAGCCGGGTCGCGTCCCGATCCGCCTCGACCAGGCGGCGCGCGGCCTCGGCGCCAGCCGCGGCCAGGTCGGCCTGGCGGGCCTCGAGCTCCCGCAGGTGCTGCTCGAGCGCGGCCTCCCGCGTCGCCAGCTCGGCGCGGCGCTCGCCCAGCTCCCGGCGCTCGCGCTCGACCTCACGGCCGGCCTCGGCGGCCCGGTGGGTCGACAGCGCTGCGCCAGCGCGGGCCTCGAGCAGCGCGGTCAGGCCGGCCGCGCCGAACACCAGGCCGAAGTCGCGCACGTACGCTGGCACCGCGGCCGTCCGATCGGCCGCCAGCTCGGTGAAGGTCTGGGCCCGCAGCTCCAGCTCGCGGTGGCGATCGCTGGCGCTGGCCACGACCACGAACACCTCGGCCGCGGGGTCGTGGAACACCACCGGGGTGGTCACGACGACCTCGCTGCCGTCGGGGCCGGCGATCCGGTTGATCGGCTCGCCGGCCATCAGGCGCTGCGCCAGGTCAGGATCGGCGACGGCGTCGATCACGTCGTACACCCGGGCCGTGATCACGTCGCCCGAGGGCAGCGTGACGTGCACGGCACGGGTGCGGGTGGCGCCCACGGCGCCGCGGTACGCGTTCTGCGAAGGTGCGCGCTCGCGCCCACGAGACATACCGACGGCATATCATCGCGCCGCGCGCGCGATCCAGCCGCGGCCGATCAATTGACGAGCGGGTCGACCGGGTCGGGGGCGGGCGCGTCGTCTTCGACGTCGTCATCGGTGCCGTCGTCCGGGGCCGGCACCGGCTCGCCGGCCAGCTGGGCCGCGACGGTCACCAGCACCTCGTGGACGTGCTCGAGGGTGTCGAGCCGGCCGCACAGCGAGTAGTACTCCTCGGTCGACACCGGGCTCATCCGCGCCATCGCCTGCTCGACGTACGGGCGCATCCGCGGCGGCGCCTCGAGGCCGGTGTCGAGATCGTCGACCTCGGCCCGGGCGATCGCGGCCCCGACCATGCCGGCCGGCGAGAACGCCAGCCCGGTCGGCAGCACCATGCGCCAGCCGGTGATCTCCTCGGTCTCGGTCTCCCAGCGCCCGCCGAGCCGGCGCTGCACGACCTCGCCGAAGTACGCGGCGGCGGTCGCGACCACGAGCCGGGTCGTGGCCGGTTGATCGGTCGGCACCGAGCGCAGGTAGTGGTCGAGCAGCGGCAGCGTGTCGCTGTCGAAGTCGAGATCGACCCCGACCGCGCGCTTGACGTACGCGACGGTCTGGGCGGCGTACTCGCGGAGGCGATCCGAGGTGGCGGGCACCGACATCGTCGCAGCATGTCGGCGGAACCCCGGCGGGTCAAGGCGCGCGCGGCGAGCCGCCGGGCGGCTACTGCTGGAGCAGGCTGAAGCTGACGTCGCCGAACCGCGACTCGACCTTGACCGCCGCCCGCCCGCGCCGGCGCCCGTACTGGGCCTCGACCCAGCGATCCGCCGTGGTCGGGGGCGCCGCGCTCGGGGTGCCGCCGGTCATCGACAGCCGGCCGCCCGCGCGCGCGCGGACCGCCAGGCCGACCTGGCCGCGCACCCGCACGTCGACCGAGCCGCGCAGCGACGTGACCGTCAGCGCGCCGCCGGCCTGGGCCTCGGCCTCGAGATCGATCGCGCCGGTGATGGTCGACATCCGCACCTGGCGCGACGCGACCCGCCGGCCGTCGATGTCGCCGTCGTAGACCTGGGCCGTGAGCGCGGCGCCGCGGACGCCGTCGAACGCGACGTCGCCGTCGACGGCGTGGCTGTCGAGCGTGCCGAAGACCTCCTCGAACCGCTGGCTGCCGGCCAGCGAGCGCGCGAACACGACCCCGGCGACGTTGCGGACCACGATCGGCCCGGTCGACGAGTCGAGATCGGCGCCCGCGTCGACGTTCTCGACCGACAGCCGGCCGGTGCTGACCCGGCCCGCGACCTTGACGGCGCGCGGCACCCGGACCCGCAGATCGACCCGGATCGTGGCCAGCGCGACCGCCGGCCGATCCTTGCGCGCGATCACCTCGGTGGTCAGGCGGACCGCGCCGTCGGGGCCCTGCACCGCCACGACCCGCAGGCGCCCGAGCGCGCTCGGATCGGGCGCGTGCTTGACCGAGTCGATCACGACCGAGGTGCCGTCGTAGCCCTCGATGCGGACGTCGCCGTAGGGGTTGTCGATCGCGATCGCGCCGATCGCGCGGGTCGTCGGCACGACCTCGAGCGTGGCGCGCTCGACCACCGCGCCGTCGCCGTCGCCGTCGGTGCCGTCGTCGGCGTGGGCGCCCAGCGGCGCGGCGATCAGCGCCAGCACCAGCAGCGCGCGGGTCATCGTGCGCCCCCCATGGCGACCTGCTCGCCCAGCGCGACGCGCTCGAGGTACGCGGTCAGCTCGTGCCACGCGCGATCGCGGCCGAGGCCAGGATCCGACGTCAAGACCGCGCGCTCGCGCCGCTCGACCTCGTGGGCGAAGTGCCGGGCCCGGGCGGCTGGCCAGCTCGCGACCTCGGTCCGCGCCATCGCCAGCAGCTCGGCGGCGACCTTGCGGAAGCGGGCCTCGGCGTCGCGCTCGAGGTCGGCGTGCTCGTCGAGCGCGTCGCGCAGCGCCAGGTGCACCGGCGGCGCCGGCGGGGCGAGCTCGGTGACCGGCGCGGTCAGCGCCAGCGGACGGGTCGCGTCGCCGCCGTGGCGGAGCTGCCCGACCACCAGCGCGATCGCGCCGGCCGAGGCGATCATCGTCGCTGGCCACAGCACCGGGCGGGCCCAGCCGCGCAGGCGCGTCCAGGCGCGCGCGACCGGGCCGCGCTCGCTGTCGGCGATCTCGGCGGCGCCGAGCCGGGCGTTGATCTGGGCCCACAGCGCCGGCGGCGGCTCCGGCGGCGGCAGCTCGACCAGGGCGTCGCGCAGGCGCGCGTGCTGATCGGCGAGGTCGCGGCACGCCGCGCACACCCGCAGGTGCCCGCGACAGGCGCTCGCGCGATCGTCGTCGAGATCGCCGTCGAGGTAGGCGACCACCGAGGCGGTGAGGTCGCGACAGGTCATGCGCCGTCCCCGGGCAGCCGCTCGGCGGCCAGGGCCGGGCCCAGGAGCTCGCGCATCTTGGCGCGGGCCTTGTGCAGCTGCGACTTGGACGTGCCGATCCGGCAGTCCATGATCGCCGCGCACTCCTCGTGGGACAGGCCCTCGATGTCGTGCAGGACCAGGATCGCGCGGTAGCCGGCGGGCAGGAGCGCCATCGCCGCCTCGACCCGGCGCGACAGCCGCGGGTCGCGCAGCGCGGTCGGCGGCGCGGCCATGCTCTCGAGCTGATCGTCGCCGACCTCGTGCCGGCGCTTCTGCTTGGCGGCGTGGGTCAGCGCGCAGTTGACCGCGAGCCGGTAGACCCAGGTGCCGAGCTGGGCGTCGCCGCGGAACCCGCCGAGGCCGCGGAACACCCGGACGAAGACCTCCTGCGCGACCTCCTCGACGTCGACCGGGCCGACGATGCGGTGGCACAGGCCGAACACCCGGCGCTTGTACTGGTGGTACAGGGTCTCCATCGCGCGGGCCTCGCCGCGGCGACAGGCAGCGATCAGCGTTGCGTCGTCCATGGCGGCGCCGGGGACGGCGGTGCGGGGGCGTGGGATTTCGGAGACTGCGGTCGTGGCCACCGGTTCCTCGCGGCGTGGGTCCGAGGTCAGACCCGCCAGCGGGGCGGAGGGTTGCCTGGGCCGATCGCTCACGTACGCGACCCTACACCGGCGAGATCGCGCGGTCGAGGCGGCCCGGAGCCACGGCGGGCCTGGTACCCTGCGGGTGTGATCGGTCCGACACGGAGCGCTCGGTGAACCGGCCCATCGTCGCCGGGGTCGGGTGCGTCCGCGTGTCGATCTCGGCGCTTGCGCACCGGGTGCCAGACGCGACCTCCGGGGACGCCGGCGAGCTGGCCGCGATCGCCGTGTCGCCAGGTCCGGGCGTCGCCGTCGCGCTCCGGACCGCCGCCGCCTTCGGATGTCAGGCGCGCCTGGCCGGCTGGGTCGGGACCGATGGCCTGTCGGCGCTGGCCCGGGCCACGCTGGCCCAGGACGGGATCGACGGGGCGCTGCTGCGGGTCAACCCCGGCGGCTCGCCGACCGAGATCGTGACCGTCGACCCGCACGGTGGCCGCTTGATCCAGCGCGCGGCCGGCGACGAGATCGACCTCGACGCGCTGCCGATCGACGTCGACGCCACGCTCGGCGGCGCCCGGGCGCTGTTGCTCGACGACTCGGCCCCGCGCGCGCAGATCGAGGTCGCGCAGCGGGCGCGGGCCCGGGGCATCCCGGTGATCATCGACCTGACCGGGCCGGTAGAGGGCTCGGGTGAGCTGGTGGCGTTCGCCGACATCTTGATCACGTCCGAGCGCCTGCTGGCCGAGCTGGCGCCGCGCCGAGATCTGATCGAGGCGCTGGGCGAGCTGGTCCAGCTGGGCCCGCGCGCGGTCGTGGTCACCCTCGGCGCCGCGGGGGCGGTCGGGCGCCACGGCGGCGAGCTGGTCGAGGTGCCGGGCTTCCCGATCGAGACCATCGACGCGACCGGCGCTGGCTCGGTGTTCCACGGCGCGTTCGTGGCGGGCTTGCTCGGTGAGCTGCCGTTCGCGCGCTGCATCGAGCTGGCGTCGGCGGCCGCGGCGCTGTCGTGCCAGGTGCTGGGCGCGTGGGACGGGGTCCCCGAGCGCGACGACGCGCTGGCGCTGGTCCAGACCCGGCGCTGACCGATCCCGGCGTCGCCTCGCGGCGGCGGCGGCGCGATCGGACGTGGTAACGCTTCGGCCATGGCCGAGGCCCCTGCCCCACCCCCCCGTCCGACTGTCGCCGCGTTCGCGAGCGGCGCTGGCGCCGCGCTGGTCGCCGCGCTGGTCCTGGCGATCGTCGACGGGATCGCCACCGGCGGCGGCGCCATGATGACCGTGCTCGGCCTGTGGGGCCTGCCGGCGTTCGGGTTCGCGCTCTACGCCGGCGCCATCGCCGCCGGGTTCTCGGCCACCTTCGGCCCCGGCGCGATCGGTCGGCTGCGCGACGATCGCGACCGCGACGTCGCCTGGGCCGCGGTCGTCCTGGCCGCCGCGGTCGTGGCCGTCGCGGTCGCGACGATCGTGCCGATCGCCACCAAGCTGATCGTCGCCAACGCCCACCGGCCGGTGCCAGGCGCGCGGGTCATGGGCCCGGTCGCGATGCTCATCGCGATCGGCGCCGGCCTGGTGATCGTGCCGCTGGCCCGGCTGGCGCGGGTCGTCGTGGCGCCGGTGCCGGCGCTCGCCGGCGTGCCGCGGTTCGTCTGGGCGGTCGGCCTCGCGGTGATCGTGATCCTGGTGATCGCCCGCCAGCGCCTGCTCCACGCGGGCTTCGACAACGCCGCGCTGCCGATCGGCGCGATCGTCGAGGTGGCGCTCCTGCCGGTGGTGACGCTCGTGCTGGGCGCGCTCGCGCTCGGCCCGCTGGCCGCGGTCCGACGGGCGGTGCCGGCGCGCGGGCCCGTGGTCGCGGTCGGGCTCGTCGTCGCGCTCGGGCTCGGCGTCGTCACGCTGGGTCGGCAGCCGTCAGCGGCGGTGGCCAAGGCCGTGACCGAGCGCGGCGTCGCGTCGCGCACGTTCGTGACCGTGCTGCAGTCGCTGTCGGATCGCGACGGCGACGGCGTCTCGGCGTTCTTCCGCGGGCCCGACTGCGACGACCACGACCCCGAGGTCAACCCCAACGCCAAGGAGATCCCGGGCAACGGCAAGGACGACAACTGCCAGGGCGGCGATCGTCCGCGCGAGGTCGGCGCCGACCCCGCGACCGCGCCCGACGCCGGCCGCGGCGCCCACCGACGGCGGCGCCGCGGCGCCGACCGGCCCCAGGACCAACGTGCTGATCATCATGATCGACACGCTCCGGGTCGATCGGCTCGGCGCCAGCGGCTACCAGCGCAACGGCGCGTCGCTGACGCCCAACATCGACAAGTTCCTGACCCAGGCGGTGTGGTTCAAGCGCACCTACGCCCAGGCCAACAACACGCCGCGGTCGATGCCGAGCTTCATGACCTCGCGCTACCCGTCGCTGGTCAAGGTCGACCAGATGCACGCCAAGTACCCGCGGGTCGACGACGCCAACGTCATGCTGTTCGAGCAGCTGGCCGCCGCCGGCTTCGAGACCCGGGGCCACGCGTCGCACTTCTACTTCCGGCCCGAGCGGAACTTCACCCAGGGCTTCACCACCTTCGACAACGACGGCGCGCTCGACATCGGCCCGTCGAACAAGGACGTCGCGTCGCCGCGGATCGTGCCGCGGGCGGTGGCGTCCCTGGCCGAGCTCGGCAAGTCGCACCAGCGGTTCGCGATGTTCGTGCACCTGTTCGAGCCGCACTCGAGCTTCGTCGAGCACCCGGGCTACCCGCCGGTGACCACGTCGGGGACCAAGGCCCACGCCGAGCGCTACGACTACGAGATCGCGTTCGTCGACGGCTGGGTCGGCCAGCTCCTCGACGGCCTGACCGCGGCCGGCCTCGACGACGACACCGTCGTCGTCGTCATGAGCGATCACGGCGAGGCGTTCGGCGAGCACAATTTCGGCGGCCAGAGCATGTTCCACGGCACCAACCTGTACGACGAGCAGCTGCGGGTGCCGTTCGCGTTCCGGGTGCCGGGCGCGCCGGCGCGCGCGGTCGACGACGTCGTCCAGCTGATCGATCTCGCGCCGACCGTCGTCGACCTGGCCGGCGCCGCGCCCGACCCGAGCTGGCTGGGCCGCAGCCTGGCGCCGGCGATCCGGGGTGAGGCGCTGCCGCCCCGGCCGGCGTTCGCGGAGCTCCTGGCCTACCCGGGCTGGGAGCAAGATCTGAAGATGGCGGTCGCGGGCGACGGCGCGTGGAAGATCATCAACGTCATCTCGCAGCGGCGGACGGAGCTCTACGAGCTGGCGACCGACCCCGGCGAGCGGCGCGACCGCTGGGGCGACGCCAGCGCGGCCGCGGCCAAGGACCAGATGCAGCAGCTCTTGCTCGACTGGGTCGAAGTCACGCTCGCGCAGTGAACCCCGACGCGGAGGCCCCATGACCACGCCCGCCAAGACCTACCAGAACCCGACGCCGACCGTCGACGTCGTCATCGAGCTCGACGGCCGCCCCGGCACGGTCGTGCTGATCGAGCGCGGCAACGAGCCGCGCGGCTGGGCCCTGCCCGGCGGCTTCGTCGATCGCGGCGAGTGGGTCGCCGACGCCGGCGTGCGCGAGGCCAAGGAGGAGACCGGCCTCGACGTCGAGCTGACCGAGCTGTTCCACGTCTACAGCGACCCGGCCCGCGACGCCCGCCAGCACACGATGTCGACGGTGTTCCTCGGGCGGGCCGCCGGCGCGCCGATCGGCGGCGACGACGCCACCGGGGCCGGGGTGTTCGCGCTCGACGCGCTGCCGACGCCGATCGCGTTCGATCACGCGACGATCCTGGCCGACTACGCGGCGTACCGCGCCAGCGGGCGCCGGCCGCCGCCGCGGCGGTGACCGCGGTCGTGTACCATCGGCGGATGCGTACTCCGCTGGTGACGATCGCCATGCCGGCCTTCAACGAGGAGCACTACATCGAGGCGTGCATCCGCTCGGTCCAGGCCCAGGACTACCCGGGCGATCGCATCGAGATCCTGATCGCCGACGGCCGCTCGACCGACCGCACCCGCGAGATCCTGGCCGAGCTGGCGATCGACGACCCCCGCATCAAGGTGATCGACAACCCCGATCGCCTGCAGGCCGCCGGCCTCAACCAGCTCATCCGCGCCGCGCGCGGCGAGATCGTCGTGCGCATGGACGTCCACTGCGAGTACACGCCCAGCTACGTGCGGACGTGCGTCGAGCAGCTCGAGGCGACCGGCGCCGACAACGTCGGCGGCGCCCAGCGGGCCAAGGCCAAGACCGCGTTCCAGCGGGCGCTGTGCGCGGCGCTGGCGTCCCCGGTCGGCGTCGGCGGCGCCCGGTACCGCGACGCCACCGCCGAGGGCTTCGTCGACACCGTGTTCCTGGGCGCCTTCCGCAAGCGCATCTTCGAGCGCATCGGCCTCTACGATCCCAAGGCGATCACCAACGAGGACGCCGAGCTCAACCAGCGCCTGCTCGCGAGCGGCGGCAAGATCTACCTGTCGCCGGCGATCGAGGTCCACTACTACCCGCGCGACTCGTTCGCGACCCTGGCCAAGCAGTACTGGAAGTACGGGCGCGGCCGGGCCCGGACGCTGCTCAAGCTCGGCCGGTTCCCGACGCTGCGCCCGCTGATCCCGTTCGGCATGGTGCTCGGGGCCAGCGCGCTGATCGTGCTGCCGCCGCTGTGGCCGATCGCGCCGGCCGCGTTCGCCGCGTACGCGCTGCTGACCGGCGCCGAGGCGGTCCGGGTCGCCGCGCCGCTGGGGCCGGTCGCGGTCGCGACCGCCTGGGCCATCTTCCCGGTGCTCCACGCGTCGCACGGCGCCGGCTTCGCGTCGGGCCTGCTGCGCTACCTGCGCGACCCCGACTGGGGCCCGGTCGAGACCCTGGACGCGCGCCCAGCGCTGCGCGCGGTCTGATCGTCGCGGCGTCAGCTCGATCAGCTGCGCCACGCCCCCGACCGGCGCGACCGGGACGTCGCGGCCATCGCTCGGCGCTGGCTCGCGCGCCGCGGCGGCCGCGTCACGGCAGGCTGGCGCGATCGGCGTCGAGGCGCGCGAGGCCGCGGGCGGCGAGGACGGCGACGGCGTCCTCGATGCGGGCGAGGAGCTTGTCGCTGGGCCGGGTGAAGCCGACCAGCTTGGCGGTCTCCTTGCCCAGCTCGAGCCGCGGCAGGCCGAGGTTGCGCTCGAGCACGACCCGCGCGGCGGCGGCGAGCTCGAGCAGCGGCAGCTCGTCCCAGTCGCGCTTGCTGTCCGCGGCGCGGTCGTCCGGAACCCGGACGGCCGGCAGGGCGGCGGGATCCTGATCGCGGCGCCAGACCACGTCGGGGTCGTCGGGGCTGCCGACCTGCGCCCGGGTGGCGGCGATCAGGCGCACGCGCTCGACCACGCGCGGCGTGACCCGGCTGACCGCGAACGCGGCCGCGACCCGGCGCGCCAGCAGGCCGGCGTGGACCGGCGCCTCGATCGCCAGGACGCTGTCGATGACCTTGCCGAGGTCGTCGCCGCGCGCGACGTCGAAGAGATCGTCGGCCGTGCGGCGCTTGGCGGCGATCGTCGCGACCGCGTACCGCCCGACCGGCGTGCGCTCGGTGGCGGCCTCCGCGGCAGCGGACGATATGGCGGCGGACGGCGACGTGGCGGACGGCGACGTGGCGGACGGCGACGTGGCGGACGGCGACGTGGCGGACGGCGACGCGGCGGATCGCGACCCGGCGGATGGCGAGGTCGTGACGGGGGCTGCGGCGGTCGGCGCCGCCGCCGATGGCGACGTCGCGGTCGGCGCGCTGGCCTCGCCCCGCCGCGCCGTGGGCGCGCTACCCTCGGCCTTGACCGCCACCGGCCCCGACCGGGAGCCCGGCGCCTTGCGCGCCGCCCGGGCCGCGGCGATCGCGTTGATCACCGCGTTGTGGACCCGGCCCAGCTCCTTGTCGGCGTCGTGGTACCAGTCGAGCGACCAGATCCG belongs to Myxococcales bacterium and includes:
- a CDS encoding DUF4097 family beta strand repeat protein, with product MTRALLVLALIAAPLGAHADDGTDGDGDGAVVERATLEVVPTTRAIGAIAIDNPYGDVRIEGYDGTSVVIDSVKHAPDPSALGRLRVVAVQGPDGAVRLTTEVIARKDRPAVALATIRVDLRVRVPRAVKVAGRVSTGRLSVENVDAGADLDSSTGPIVVRNVAGVVFARSLAGSQRFEEVFGTLDSHAVDGDVAFDGVRGAALTAQVYDGDIDGRRVASRQVRMSTITGAIDLEAEAQAGGALTVTSLRGSVDVRVRGQVGLAVRARAGGRLSMTGGTPSAAPPTTADRWVEAQYGRRRGRAAVKVESRFGDVSFSLLQQ
- a CDS encoding zf-HC2 domain-containing protein, which encodes MTCRDLTASVVAYLDGDLDDDRASACRGHLRVCAACRDLADQHARLRDALVELPPPEPPPALWAQINARLGAAEIADSERGPVARAWTRLRGWARPVLWPATMIASAGAIALVVGQLRHGGDATRPLALTAPVTELAPPAPPVHLALRDALDEHADLERDAEARFRKVAAELLAMARTEVASWPAARARHFAHEVERRERAVLTSDPGLGRDRAWHELTAYLERVALGEQVAMGGAR
- a CDS encoding sigma-70 family RNA polymerase sigma factor, coding for MDDATLIAACRRGEARAMETLYHQYKRRVFGLCHRIVGPVDVEEVAQEVFVRVFRGLGGFRGDAQLGTWVYRLAVNCALTHAAKQKRRHEVGDDQLESMAAPPTALRDPRLSRRVEAAMALLPAGYRAILVLHDIEGLSHEECAAIMDCRIGTSKSQLHKARAKMRELLGPALAAERLPGDGA
- a CDS encoding sulfatase → MIDTLRVDRLGASGYQRNGASLTPNIDKFLTQAVWFKRTYAQANNTPRSMPSFMTSRYPSLVKVDQMHAKYPRVDDANVMLFEQLAAAGFETRGHASHFYFRPERNFTQGFTTFDNDGALDIGPSNKDVASPRIVPRAVASLAELGKSHQRFAMFVHLFEPHSSFVEHPGYPPVTTSGTKAHAERYDYEIAFVDGWVGQLLDGLTAAGLDDDTVVVVMSDHGEAFGEHNFGGQSMFHGTNLYDEQLRVPFAFRVPGAPARAVDDVVQLIDLAPTVVDLAGAAPDPSWLGRSLAPAIRGEALPPRPAFAELLAYPGWEQDLKMAVAGDGAWKIINVISQRRTELYELATDPGERRDRWGDASAAAAKDQMQQLLLDWVEVTLAQ
- a CDS encoding NUDIX hydrolase, with product MTTPAKTYQNPTPTVDVVIELDGRPGTVVLIERGNEPRGWALPGGFVDRGEWVADAGVREAKEETGLDVELTELFHVYSDPARDARQHTMSTVFLGRAAGAPIGGDDATGAGVFALDALPTPIAFDHATILADYAAYRASGRRPPPRR
- a CDS encoding glycosyltransferase family 2 protein; the protein is MRTPLVTIAMPAFNEEHYIEACIRSVQAQDYPGDRIEILIADGRSTDRTREILAELAIDDPRIKVIDNPDRLQAAGLNQLIRAARGEIVVRMDVHCEYTPSYVRTCVEQLEATGADNVGGAQRAKAKTAFQRALCAALASPVGVGGARYRDATAEGFVDTVFLGAFRKRIFERIGLYDPKAITNEDAELNQRLLASGGKIYLSPAIEVHYYPRDSFATLAKQYWKYGRGRARTLLKLGRFPTLRPLIPFGMVLGASALIVLPPLWPIAPAAFAAYALLTGAEAVRVAAPLGPVAVATAWAIFPVLHASHGAGFASGLLRYLRDPDWGPVETLDARPALRAV